From Punica granatum isolate Tunisia-2019 chromosome 1, ASM765513v2, whole genome shotgun sequence:
cacggcaaaGCCGTGTGTTTTGCTCAGGAGGCCGTTTCCTTTGATATTGAGTtatcagaacctatttttctccaggtaCCGATTTACCGCTACCTCTGTCGTATCAGTACAACAAACAGCAGGAGaaagaataatattataatagtGCATTAACGCTTTGTTTGGAATGGTAGAATAAGTTGTAGTAAACGATGATTTTGACCTGCACTAGGAAATAACGTGGAACTAGTCACGTAACTTGTGCCTTGCACGGACATttgttaaatatatttttaattaatatttgagaaataaatatatgaaaaattaaatggaTGAAAATTATAAGTACTAATTCAGTACTTGCattttattcagcaaaaaattatatactaCTATCTACTTGCACATGATAAAAAGAAACCATTCATACCATTACATAATCTATGGGATGTTGCGTGCCTTTAAGGTTTACTTTTGTAACTGGGTTAAATCCAATCTCGCatgataaaattttacttGGTATGAAAAATTTGACACTCAAAATTGTAAATGCATCAtgaaaaaattggaaatttttttgaaaaagcaAAAGTATATTTAATGGTGAGAATCAAAGGAACATCTCAAAGGAGGGGCGGAGCCAGTTAATTGGtagggggcaattgccccttgaactttgaattttttaaaaattttgtcacaaaattatgtaaaattagtattttacttccctgaaaaaaatatttatgtactATTTATATCAGGTAACATTTTTGCTCCCTCTGGATGAAAATCATGGCTCCGCTCTTGTCTCAAAAGGACATTCGATCACAAGCTAAAGGTTTGCCCAATATGCTTATGTAAAAAACCCTTATCGCACAAAGGAAAGAATCTCATGAGTCTAGGccgaataaataaataaataaacaaacatatATAGATTGGCTTCAAATCTCAAGGCAGATCGAGTGCTTTAGTTTTCTCCCTTTTTAAATGGGAAAATGACACTGTTGGTCCTAATTGTTTGGCATTTTTTGACATCGAGTCCTAAAAGTTTCACTTCGAAAAATCAAGTCCTAAATGTTTAGGAAAAGTGTCAGCAATGGTCCTAAATCTAACTGACCGTTACCGTCTGCCTACGTGGATCTAATGCCGTCAAGTTGGCCGTTACTGTGATGACGTGGCATGTTCCTATtggatatatttgaaattgcTCATGGCCGACCCAATTTGCTCCCGATAGTACCCGACCCACCGTACCCGACCCAATTTGCTCATGGATCGATTTAAACCCGTCAATGGAGGAAAGCGAAGACCTTCGAAGCCTCCGATCTGATTTTGGGAAGGATCTTGCCGATCTGATCTCCGAGACCACCCAGACGTCCAAAGATCTCGCCGTCGAAGCCTCCAAGGCTGTCGACCAGCTCAAGCTCGCAGCCCTCAAGCAAGCCGATCAGCTCAGGTTCTTCTTCGACGCCATCGCCCCGCAAATCGCTAGCTCCTTCACCAATGCCGGCCTGGAGCTCAGGGTCACTGCTGATCTGAAGGACTTCGTCAAGGAATTCAACGCCACGACCTTCCAGAGCTTTCATCGGAGCTTTCTCGCCACGACCTCCTAAAACCCTAATCCAATCTCCTCGTGAATTCCTGTCGAATCCCCTCCGGAACCTTAATCCCCTCCCCTCTTGAAATCACAAAATCGATCGACCCTCGTGAAATCCCAAAAATTGTTCGAATCCCCTCCCGAAATCTTGTCGAATCCCCTCCGGTAAATCCCCAAAATCGATCAAATCCCATCCTGAAACTTTCGAAATCTCAGTTGTTTGAACTTTGAATTACGTGGCTGATGATCTGATGCGTTCTGTGACCATCAGGTGTTGGAGCTTACTGGAAATGCTGTGAGGGATAATGCCGAGGCACATACAGCTTGCGATGAGGAACGATGAGGAGCCGAGCATCGCCAATGGAGGAGTCTTGCCTAACATCCACAGGGTGGTGGAGAGATTGGCTCTGCTTCTCAAGAGTTCTGAGGAAAGGCTTGTTCCCCCATAGCTCAAGCTTTGTTCTCGAAGATTCGTTAAGGAAGATCTTGTAAAGTCAGCTAGTCATCTTAGCTTATTGATGATGATCTTGTGAAGGATTTGGTAGTATTTCCAAAATAGACGTTAGAGTTAGATTCTCTACTTTGTTGATGGATTTGTTGAATCATTCCTGTTTACGTTttcatttgaatgaaagcagcTTCCATGGCTTCCGATTGTTTCAATCTTCTTTTTCTCACCTAAATCTTGTTTCCGGATATGGCATCCTCTATGGTATCAATGCATGCCGCCGATAAGCTTCCCTGATGCCATTGCCTCTGTTAGGCTTCTTGGTGTTGGTGCAAGATGAATGCTGTGTTTGTTGCAGCCCATCTTAATTCTAATGCGAAGTTCTGCTTCATCCTCGGGTTGAAAGGATGGATTAGAGGTTTGAAACGATGGATTAGAGGGTTGAAAAGGTATTAATGGGAGCAAGTCAGGTCGGATTAGAGGGAATTAGGGTTTCATGAGGGAATGGATTCGGGTCGGGTTTGGTGATTTCGGGTCTTGCTTCGGAGCCGGGTAGAATCACGGGTTTTCGGGTAATCCGGTCTGTCCAATGTGCCATGTCAGTAAACTAACGGCCACGTCGTCGAAACGGATGGTGTTAACGCCACGTAGGCGGGACATTAACGGCACTTGACGGATAGAACCACTAGTGTcactttttcaaaacttttagGACCATTGCTGACACTTTTCACAAATATTTAGGacttgatttttcaaaataaaacttttagGACTCGATGTCAAAAAATGCCAAACAATTAGGACCAACAGTGtcatttttccctttttaaatCAATGACTAGAGCTGGTTCATTCGTCACTTAAATATGCTTCACAAGAGAAAAAGAGCAGTGCAGTAATACATCTCCTTCCCTGAAGTTAAGAGGTTTTAAGTTGATCCTCGCCATGAGACTTTCGACTCCCCAATCATTTGGCTTTTATATGTTGGGAACGTCTTGCATTAAGTCCAGAAACTCAAACACTCCGtgaggaagaaagaaattagCAAAACATTATTTCCTTATACTAGAACTATCATTCCAAATATAGCATTATTACCAGGTATACATAGTACAAGGCAACAAATATTACATCTTCTCCTTTCCCTATTGCCTACTAATTCCACGGCTTACCTCGCATATATTTGTGACCGAGGAAAGGAAAAACATATCACGACCGATGAAATAAAACATATTGTAACATATATGATGGTGGATCTTTATATCTCAAGGCGTGCGATGATAATAAGCTAGTTAGTAACATTCATACAACTTAGTGTCCATTTTTAGGCGGAAATACTTGGTCCCCTCAACCACTTCCGTCTCAAGAGTCACGATTCCTCTAGTCATGAAGAAATCTCCGGTCCCACCGACCACGGACAGGTCCCTTGTCTTCGCAGTTATGATATCTGCTCCGAGGATGTTGAGCGTACCCTTGTGCTCACTCGAGTTGAACACCAGGCTAAAAGTAAACCAGGCGTTGGGGACCTTCTTCATGTTGTAGAAGTACATGCcctgggcacgtgctatgggAGGGGAAGTCAGGTGCTGGTCCCTCGTCATTGGGTCATCGAACACTACCACCTTGCCAAAGTCAAAGGCCCCGAGCCCTGATGGTCCCGTGACATTGGCCGACGTCGCATTCAGGGGGTCATTGCCGCCAAACAGCACATCGTGATAGTATAGCATGAACTGCTTGCAGGGTTTAGAGTCTCTGAAGGGTTTTTGGGTGGCCGGAACAAATTGGAAGGCCATAAAAAGGACGAGAAGGATAAGAGGGATTTTCTCTTCAAGCTTTCTCATGCCTGTTTTTCTCTTTGTTAGTTAGGGCTAGAGTGAAGAAAAATTGTATGTGATCAATCGGAAGTTTACTTTGCTTTATATAGGAACGAAGACTACACCTACCTAGCCGTCTTATTTGAAAGATTTTAAACTCCCTGCGGTGTCGTTCTGCCTCCTCTAGCAGCAAGGCCCCCTCCTGTCTTCCGTCGCCAACTCTATGTTGCTCAGTTCTACAATCAATGCTTCCTCATAGTGTGCTGCGAGACTGCGAGCAAATAATTCAAAGTATGTCGTACAGGAGGAAACCATGGGCCTGCGAAGCTCTACGCTAAACGAAAGATCGTGCTTGGGTGTGTGACGTTGGTTTGTCGAACACATAATAAATGTTTGATGAAACATTCGTAGTATAATTAGCTATAATGGTGATGCTGCAATGGCAAAACGGAGTTCAAAGTAAGACTGATGGGTTGGTGGATCAATCGGGATTCAATCATAAAATGAAGTGAGATTTTAATCACCAATCGTAGAAAATTCAATGTAGACAAAATTTTATGGGAACGGCGCACGTGATCTCTAGGAGGGTGCAAGAGCTACATCGCTCTTCACAACCATGGTTCGTTCACCAAGTTTGCATCGTTGATGCCGTTAGATCAAAAAGATTGACCGCGCTACATGAAACAATGATCACCAAATATAATTCTATAATGTTAGAATCATATTTAATCACAAAATTTAGCTGCACCGAAGTTATAAGTAACTTACAATCGAAAAAAAGAGTTATAAGTGTTCAACTAGATTAGTTGGGGCCATTATATTTTCGAATATCATggttaaaaaaagagagttataaataaattatgaaattaagaTCTCGAGAATCGATTTCAACTGTAATAGCTTTATGATATAACCATGTCAGCACACACCAAATGGTGAGAAGACGCTATCCAATCATTTGCCCTTTGAATAAGGAAATTGTAACTTAAAAGAGTATTGCCGTGGTAAATTAGAAATGaagataattaataaaaaaacgaGGATAAAAATAAGTGATTGTTTGTACATTTTTCACAATGAAGGTGATACATAATGATGAATAAATGTGAATGAATCGCAATCAGCTTGATTCTTTTTGGACGATATACTTTATCTTTTGCATCTGTTGTATTAAATACAAGTGTACTGGACTAACAGGGGAACACTTAACGGGCGGCACAGGTAATGTTGATCCTCCTAAgttatttgacattttttttttctgtatgAGTTTATTGTTAAAAATATAGGCTAAATGATCTTCTCTTTTGGTATGTACGactgcatgtatatatatatatatatatatatgtataacatATGGCGTTTCTCAGCAGTCTCTTCTGTGTTTTGTTGGTGAGATGTCTTATTGCCGAGTCACTTTCCTCTGGCCTATCAAAAATAAGAATACTTTGCTCTGACTTGTTCTTTGTGTGGTGGCAAAAAAGAAGACAAGATGGTGAAAATTTCCTTCGCGTTCCCCCCCACTTTCCGGTGGTTATAAGTTGTTATACGTTATGCATGGAGTTTATTTACATAATGATTTTCGTTTTGGTATGTGCATTATCTCCAGAATCCGAAAGCTTAATCGTTTTGCTAATTCAGATACCGAGGTACACACGGAAAGAAAATTCTTaatcatgtatttttttttccatttacaacacttaaattcaaattaatcttactcaaaagaaaaaatgtatCAAACTATTTGAATCAGTCCACTTTGATATTCTATTGGATTTTTCAAAAGTCTAATGAATTCCGACTAATTCGGATTCGAGCTGCATTGATCAATTAAGAGGTAAAATTTTCCCAATTATGccaattttctccattcacatgACTCAAATTCGAAACTTTGATTAAAGAGGAGGTGTCGAATCACTCGAACCAATTAATTATAGTATTTTGcatctttacttttaaaaCGAATAGATTGGGATTGATGGATGAATTGGGTCGTTTTTCCACGAACATTTATGCGTTGTCGACTTGACTGCTAATATGGCATTCTTTTTCTTGTGAAGAGTAAATTAGTCAATTAAACTAGTCTATATTGATACTTTACATCTTAgacttttaaaataaatagacCAAGATGGATGAATGAAGGGGTATTTCTCCACGCGAACCGACTTGACTTGTTGACTTGGCAGATTACTGCTAATACGGCATCCTTTTTTTGCAGAGAGTACATCAAATAGCAGGAGaaagaataatattataatagtGCATTAACGCTTTGTTTGGAATGGTAGAATAAGTTGTAGTAAACGATGATTTTGACCTGCACTAGGAAATAACGTGGAACTAGTCACGTAACTTGTGCCTTTCACGGACATttgttaaatatatttttaattaatatttgagaaataaatatatgaaaaattaaatggaTGAAAATTATAAGTACTAATTCAGTACTTGCATTTTATtgatcaaaaaattaaatactaCTATCTACTTGCACATGATAAAAAGAAACGATTCATACCATTACATAATCTATGGAATGTTGCTTGCCTTGAAAGTTTACTTTTGCAACTGGGTTAAATCCAATCTCACatgataaaattttacttGGTATGAAAAATTTGACAGTAAAAAacgaaacaccgaaagtgaaaaaaaatcagagtCGGTGGTGCtccatgaaaaaaataataatataatttatacaatatagatagattgtaaaagttttcagaaaaatatccaataaaattgtaaatgcatcatgaaaaaattggaaatttttttgaaaaagcaTAAGTATATTTAATGGTGAGAATCAAAGGGACATCTCAAAGTAGGGCGGAGCCAGTTAATTGGCAGGGACAATTGCCCCttgaactttgaatttttttttaaattttgtctcaaaattatgtaaaattagtattttacctccctaaaaaaaagtagttatatactatttatatcaagtaACATTTTTGCCTCCTCTTAATGAAAATCATGGCTCCGCTCCTGTCTCAAAGGGACATTCGATCACAAGCTAAAGGTTTGCccaatatgcttatgtgaaaAACCCTTGTCGCACGAAGGAAAGAATCTCATGAGTCTAggccaaataaataaataaataaacaaacatatATAGATTGGCTTCAAATCTCAAGGCAGATCGAGTGCTTTAGTTTTCCCCCTTTTTAAATCAATGACTAGAGCTGGTTCATTCGTCACTTAAATATGCTTCACAAGAGAAAAAGAGTAGTACAGTAATACATCTCCTTCCCTGAAGTTAAGAGGTTTTAAGTTGATCCTCGCCTTGAGACTTTCGACTCCCCAATCATTTGGCTTTTATATGTTGGGAACGTCTTGCATTAAGTCCAGAAACTCAAACACTCcgtgaagaagaaagaaattagCGAAATATTATTTCCTTATACTAGAACTATCATTCCAAATATAGCATTATTACCAGGTATTCATAGTACAAGGCAACAAAAATTACATCTTCTCCTTTCCCTATCGCCTACTAATTCCACGGCTTACCTCGCAAATATTTGTGACCGAGGAAAGGAAAAACATATCACGACCGATGAAATAAAACATATTGGAACATATATGATGGTGGATCTTTATATCTCAAGGCGTGCGATGATAATAAGCTAGTTAGTAACATTCATACAACTTAGTGTCCATTTTTAGGCGGAAATACTTGGTCCCCTCAACCACTTCCGTCTCAAGAGTCACGATTCCTCTAGTCATGAAGAAATCTCCGGTCCCACCGACCACGGACAGGTCCCTTGTCTTCTCAGTTATGATATCTGCTCCGAGGATGTTGAGCGTACCCTTGTGCTCACTCGAGTTGAACACTAGGCTAAAAGTGAACCAGGCGTTGGGGACCTTCTTCATGTTGTAGAAGTACATGCcctgggcacgtgctatgggAGGGGAAGTCAGGTGCTGGTCCCTCGTCATTGGGTCATCGAATACGACGACCTTGCCAAAGTCAAAGGCCCCGAGCCCTGATGGTCCCGTGACATTGGCTGACGTCGCATTCAGGGGGTCATTGCCGCCAAACAGCACATCGTGATAGTATAGCACGAGCTGCTTGCAGGGTTTAGAGTCTCTGAAGGGTTTTCGGGTAGCCGGAACAGATTGGAAGGCCATAAAAAGGATGAGAAGGATAAGAGGGATTTTCTCTTCAAGCATTCTCATGCCTGTTTTTCTCTTTGTTAGTTAGGGCTAGAGTGAAGAAAAATTGTATGTGATCAATCGGAAGTTCACTTTGCTTTATATAGGAACGAAGGCTACACCTACCTAGCCGTCTTATTTGAAAGATTTTAAGCTCCCTGCGGTGTCGTTCTGCCTCCTCTAGCAGCAAGGCCCCCTCCTGTCTTCCTCGCCAACTCTATGTTGCTCAGTTCTACAATCAATGCTACCTCATAGTGTGCTGCGAGACTGCGAGGAAATAATTCAAAGTATGTCGTACAGGAGGAAACCATGGGCCTGCGAAGCTCTACACTAAACGAAACATCGTGCTTGGGTGTGTGACGTTG
This genomic window contains:
- the LOC116192250 gene encoding dirigent protein 5-like, producing the protein MRKLEEKIPLILLVLFMAFQFVPATQKPFRDSKPCKQFMLYYHDVLFGGNDPLNATSANVTGPSGLGAFDFGKVVVFDDPMTRDQHLTSPPIARAQGMYFYNMKKVPNAWFTFSLVFNSSEHKGTLNILGADIITAKTRDLSVVGGTGDFFMTRGIVTLETEVVEGTKYFRLKMDTKLYECY
- the LOC116192271 gene encoding dirigent protein 5-like, which translates into the protein MRMLEEKIPLILLILFMAFQSVPATRKPFRDSKPCKQLVLYYHDVLFGGNDPLNATSANVTGPSGLGAFDFGKVVVFDDPMTRDQHLTSPPIARAQGMYFYNMKKVPNAWFTFSLVFNSSEHKGTLNILGADIITEKTRDLSVVGGTGDFFMTRGIVTLETEVVEGTKYFRLKMDTKLYECY